A window of Haloarcula sp. H-GB4 contains these coding sequences:
- a CDS encoding universal stress protein, with protein MFDTVVIATDGSGSAERAVEAALDLAARFDATVHGLYVVDTGEVETTPEEVREALERALATTGGRALSFILEAADAEADEELVTAVREGDPADEICTYAVEHDADVIVSGTRGRHGEHGYLLGSVAEELVREAPMPLLTVRQLEGEPNPEREDV; from the coding sequence ATGTTCGATACGGTGGTCATCGCCACGGACGGCTCCGGCAGCGCAGAGCGGGCCGTCGAGGCGGCGCTGGACCTGGCAGCGCGCTTCGACGCAACTGTCCATGGGCTGTACGTCGTCGACACCGGCGAGGTTGAGACGACTCCCGAAGAGGTTCGCGAGGCGCTGGAGCGCGCGCTGGCGACCACTGGCGGCCGCGCCCTCTCGTTCATTCTGGAGGCCGCCGACGCCGAGGCAGACGAGGAACTCGTCACTGCTGTTCGGGAGGGCGACCCGGCCGACGAGATCTGTACGTACGCAGTGGAACACGACGCCGATGTCATCGTCAGCGGAACCCGCGGCCGCCACGGCGAACACGGCTACCTGCTGGGCAGCGTCGCAGAGGAACTCGTCCGGGAGGCTCCGATGCCGCTGCTGACGGTCCGCCAGCTCGAAGGCGAGCCCAACCCCGAGCGCGAGGACGTGTAA
- a CDS encoding dCTP deaminase, whose amino-acid sequence MTDFAQYVTDIVHEPTQTDSPGFDLTVAAVYEVIEPGRIDFGGGELDAAEVVPHTSEKRNPDDDYEWWTLRAGQYLIEYNESLTGEATVTLQPRTELLERGATHPTLHVGALPRVPLSVGGAGLKLKENARVSTIVGAEE is encoded by the coding sequence ATGACCGACTTCGCCCAGTACGTCACGGACATCGTCCACGAACCGACCCAGACTGACAGCCCAGGGTTCGACCTCACCGTCGCAGCGGTGTATGAGGTCATCGAACCGGGACGGATCGACTTCGGCGGCGGCGAGCTTGATGCGGCCGAAGTGGTTCCCCATACAAGTGAAAAGCGGAACCCGGACGACGACTACGAGTGGTGGACGCTGCGGGCCGGCCAGTATCTTATCGAGTACAACGAGTCGCTGACCGGCGAGGCGACGGTGACGCTCCAGCCGCGGACGGAACTGCTCGAACGCGGGGCGACTCACCCGACACTGCACGTTGGCGCGCTCCCGCGCGTGCCACTATCTGTCGGCGGCGCGGGGTTGAAGCTCAAGGAAAACGCCAGAGTTAGTACGATTGTCGGAGCCGAGGAGTAA
- a CDS encoding protein-glutamate O-methyltransferase CheR, with protein MNKGSERTFNDLVEFIGEKMDFESGFYNDSYLDRRITARMRRTDTEDYQSYQRLLERDDGEREQLLDSLSINVTSFFRNPEAWERLRPVLQELTENNRRVRLWSAPSADGREPYSAAMLALDDPEIDARRVEITATDINADILEEARDGTYATSQTTDIADELEPLDDYTKYIEQDGDTFQVRDRVKEMVTFEQHDLIRGDPKRDFDLVFCRNLLIYIDSEFKVPIFETIRGSLREDGYLMIGMTETLPAECRDSFDAVDKRHRIYRRV; from the coding sequence ATGAACAAAGGCAGCGAGCGGACCTTCAACGACCTTGTGGAGTTCATCGGCGAAAAGATGGACTTCGAGTCGGGCTTTTACAACGACTCGTACCTCGACCGCCGCATTACCGCGCGGATGCGTCGGACCGACACCGAGGACTACCAGTCCTACCAGCGACTGCTGGAGCGCGACGACGGCGAGCGCGAGCAGTTGCTCGATTCGCTGTCGATCAACGTCACCAGCTTCTTCCGGAACCCAGAGGCGTGGGAGCGGTTGCGGCCAGTCCTCCAAGAACTCACGGAGAACAACCGTCGCGTCAGGCTCTGGTCGGCCCCGAGTGCCGACGGCCGCGAGCCGTATTCGGCGGCGATGCTGGCACTCGACGACCCCGAGATTGACGCCCGCCGGGTCGAGATCACGGCGACAGACATCAACGCCGACATCCTCGAAGAGGCCCGTGACGGGACCTACGCGACCTCCCAGACGACCGACATCGCTGATGAACTGGAACCGCTGGACGATTACACGAAGTACATCGAACAAGACGGCGACACGTTTCAGGTTCGGGACCGGGTCAAAGAGATGGTCACGTTCGAGCAACACGATCTCATCCGGGGCGACCCCAAGCGCGATTTCGACCTCGTGTTCTGCCGGAACCTCCTCATCTACATCGATTCGGAGTTCAAGGTCCCGATCTTCGAAACGATCCGCGGGTCACTCCGCGAGGACGGCTATCTCATGATCGGTATGACCGAGACACTGCCCGCGGAGTGCCGAGATTCCTTCGACGCGGTTGACAAACGACACCGCATCTACCGGCGTGTGTAG
- a CDS encoding universal stress protein yields the protein MDIDLVLAPVDGSDQSERAAEYAIAVAERYDADLHLLFVIDERLHQDIDSGDVSATAIAEEHQAFTESIRERFRDAHDGAFETSSATAFSETRLMQTPGSVVLDVAEDIDADFIVVPREERSEGEKAVGRAATYVIEYASQPVLTV from the coding sequence ATGGATATCGACCTCGTACTCGCGCCGGTCGACGGCAGCGACCAGTCGGAACGAGCGGCCGAGTACGCGATCGCCGTTGCGGAGCGGTATGACGCCGACCTCCACCTGCTGTTCGTCATTGACGAACGACTCCACCAGGATATCGACAGCGGCGACGTGAGCGCGACCGCGATCGCCGAGGAGCACCAGGCGTTCACCGAGAGTATCCGAGAACGGTTCCGCGACGCCCACGACGGCGCGTTCGAAACGTCGTCCGCGACCGCGTTCTCCGAGACACGGCTGATGCAGACGCCGGGTAGCGTTGTCCTCGACGTGGCTGAGGACATCGACGCGGATTTCATCGTCGTCCCGCGCGAGGAAAGAAGCGAAGGCGAAAAAGCCGTCGGGCGCGCAGCGACCTACGTCATCGAGTACGCAAGCCAGCCAGTCCTCACCGTCTAA
- a CDS encoding chemotaxis response regulator protein-glutamate methylesterase, whose protein sequence is MADGVRAVVADDSHFMRSVISDILSDGGIDVVAQARDGEEAVSAVIEHKPDVVTMDVEMPVMNGIEATERIMAESPTPVLMLSAHTDENADVTFEALDKGAVDFFTKPGGEVSMEMSRLKDQLVEMVSSVAAVDVGATRSRSGTSSDNGAATTAGGSATGRRETGGSSSQASYVANPTLVIGSSTGGPKMVEQVMENLPIEADLRVLIIQHMPEGFTGRFAERINTRSDYEVREATDGARIGGGEGLVAAGDRHMEVKNYRNGRLRTKLTQDEPVNSVRPAVDVTMRTAAETIDDPLVGLILTGMGEDGADGIRRIKQAGGKTIAQDEATSAVYGMPKRAAETGCVDTVLPIDDIADGIIDTITTEVT, encoded by the coding sequence ATGGCAGATGGTGTCCGCGCCGTGGTCGCAGACGACTCTCACTTCATGCGGAGTGTCATCTCTGATATCCTCAGTGATGGCGGTATTGACGTCGTCGCGCAGGCGCGTGACGGCGAGGAGGCAGTGTCGGCCGTTATCGAACACAAACCGGACGTCGTGACGATGGATGTCGAGATGCCGGTAATGAACGGCATCGAGGCGACGGAGCGAATCATGGCCGAGTCTCCGACGCCGGTGTTGATGCTGTCGGCCCACACCGACGAAAACGCCGATGTGACGTTCGAAGCACTCGATAAGGGTGCGGTCGACTTCTTCACCAAGCCCGGTGGTGAGGTGTCGATGGAGATGTCACGCCTGAAAGACCAGCTGGTCGAGATGGTCAGCTCCGTCGCGGCGGTCGATGTCGGCGCGACGCGCAGCCGCAGCGGGACAAGCAGCGACAATGGAGCAGCAACGACGGCCGGCGGCTCAGCTACTGGCCGGAGGGAAACCGGGGGCTCGTCAAGTCAGGCGAGCTACGTTGCGAACCCGACGCTCGTCATCGGCTCTTCGACCGGCGGCCCGAAGATGGTGGAACAGGTAATGGAGAATCTCCCCATTGAGGCCGATCTACGGGTGCTCATCATCCAGCACATGCCGGAGGGGTTCACCGGCCGGTTCGCCGAGCGGATCAACACGCGAAGCGATTACGAGGTCCGGGAGGCCACCGACGGGGCGCGCATCGGCGGCGGCGAAGGCCTTGTCGCCGCCGGTGACCGACACATGGAGGTCAAGAACTACCGGAACGGCCGACTGCGGACGAAGCTGACACAAGACGAACCGGTCAACAGTGTCCGTCCGGCCGTCGACGTGACTATGCGAACAGCCGCGGAGACGATCGACGACCCGCTCGTCGGCCTCATCCTCACCGGGATGGGCGAAGACGGCGCAGACGGAATTCGGCGGATCAAGCAGGCCGGTGGCAAGACCATCGCACAGGACGAGGCCACGTCCGCGGTGTACGGCATGCCAAAGCGCGCCGCCGAAACAGGCTGTGTGGACACTGTCTTGCCTATCGACGACATTGCGGACGGCATTATCGACACGATTACCACTGAGGTGACCTGA
- the cheA gene encoding chemotaxis protein CheA, which produces MDDQYLDAFIRESEEAITELNNSLLELESDPSNTEAMDSIFRTAHTLKGNFGAMGFDNAANLAHAMEDLLDEMRQGEMEVTPDLMDLVFAGVDQIEVIVGEIEEHGESGTETDEMVEELRAVLEEGAAAAGDTETTDDSDSSDSDESLTTDAGVSDADIDGDAVGERVLQAEISVGESDMLGVDSMLAVESIEGRFDILDSSPSRADIEDGEFEDTFVLYLDGPDAATVDAELGTTGKVDSFDVTDVTDELVSDTDTGSNAADDSGSSSDSDSGSDPEAEEEEHSVDEIKSVRVDVDQLDDLHGLVEQLVTSRIKLRRGVEKDDLDSTGETLNELDKITANLQNTVMDMRLIPLKKVVGKFPRLVRDLARELDKDIEFEIEGEDIELDRTILTEISDPLMHILRNSVDHGIESPEEREQAGKPRTGHITLRASRERDHVIIEVEDDGAGLDVQGIREKAIEKGVRSPEELDAMDDSAVYDLVFHPGFSTADEVTDTSGRGVGMDVVHDTVSQLDGSVSVDSEPGEGTTVSLRLPVTMAIVKVLFVKVGGEEYGVPIKNVDEITGTEEAKQVNGQEVIKHNDEIYPVIHLDDTFDIEGETANGDGMLVRIRESERQVALHCDSVNSQEEVVVKPLEGILSGTPGLSGTAVLGDGNIVHILDVVTL; this is translated from the coding sequence ATGGACGACCAGTATCTAGACGCATTCATCCGTGAAAGTGAAGAAGCGATTACCGAACTCAACAACTCACTGCTCGAACTCGAGTCCGACCCCTCCAACACGGAGGCAATGGATTCGATCTTCCGGACAGCCCACACGCTGAAGGGCAACTTCGGGGCGATGGGCTTTGACAACGCAGCGAATCTCGCGCACGCGATGGAGGACTTGCTCGACGAGATGCGCCAGGGCGAGATGGAGGTTACGCCGGATCTGATGGACCTCGTCTTCGCCGGCGTCGACCAGATAGAGGTCATCGTCGGAGAGATCGAAGAGCACGGCGAATCGGGGACGGAGACCGACGAGATGGTCGAGGAACTCCGAGCTGTCCTCGAAGAGGGGGCCGCCGCCGCGGGCGACACCGAAACGACAGACGACAGCGACTCGTCAGACAGCGACGAGTCGCTCACCACGGATGCGGGCGTCAGTGATGCTGACATTGACGGTGATGCCGTCGGCGAGCGGGTCCTGCAGGCCGAGATCAGTGTCGGGGAGTCAGATATGCTCGGCGTCGACTCGATGCTGGCCGTCGAATCCATCGAGGGGCGGTTCGATATTCTCGATTCGAGTCCGAGCCGTGCCGATATCGAGGACGGTGAGTTCGAGGACACGTTCGTCCTGTATCTCGACGGCCCCGACGCGGCGACTGTTGACGCCGAACTCGGTACGACTGGAAAGGTCGACAGTTTCGACGTAACCGACGTGACCGATGAGCTGGTAAGCGACACAGACACCGGCTCCAATGCTGCCGACGATAGCGGGTCGAGCTCGGATTCGGATTCGGGTTCCGACCCAGAGGCCGAAGAAGAAGAACACAGCGTCGACGAGATCAAGTCCGTCCGCGTGGACGTGGACCAGCTTGACGACCTCCACGGGCTCGTCGAGCAACTGGTCACGAGCCGAATCAAGCTCCGGCGTGGCGTCGAGAAAGACGACCTCGATTCCACCGGCGAGACGCTGAACGAACTGGACAAGATTACGGCGAATCTCCAGAACACAGTGATGGATATGCGGCTCATCCCGCTGAAGAAAGTCGTCGGGAAGTTCCCGCGGCTCGTCCGGGACCTCGCGCGCGAACTCGACAAAGACATCGAGTTCGAAATCGAGGGCGAGGATATCGAGCTCGACCGAACCATCCTCACCGAGATTTCGGACCCGCTGATGCACATCCTGCGGAACTCGGTCGACCACGGGATCGAGTCACCCGAGGAGCGCGAACAGGCGGGCAAGCCACGTACCGGTCACATCACGCTCCGGGCTTCCCGGGAGCGCGACCACGTTATCATCGAAGTCGAGGACGACGGGGCCGGGCTTGATGTGCAAGGGATCAGAGAGAAGGCAATCGAGAAGGGCGTCCGCTCGCCAGAGGAACTGGACGCGATGGACGACTCCGCAGTGTATGACCTCGTGTTCCATCCTGGCTTCTCGACGGCCGACGAGGTGACCGACACTAGCGGGCGTGGCGTCGGAATGGACGTCGTCCACGACACGGTCTCCCAACTCGATGGGTCAGTCAGCGTTGACTCCGAACCGGGTGAAGGAACGACTGTCTCACTGCGCCTGCCGGTGACGATGGCGATCGTCAAGGTGCTGTTCGTCAAGGTCGGCGGCGAGGAGTACGGTGTCCCGATCAAGAACGTCGACGAGATTACCGGGACGGAGGAGGCAAAGCAGGTCAACGGCCAGGAGGTCATCAAGCACAACGACGAGATCTACCCGGTCATCCACCTCGACGACACCTTCGACATCGAGGGCGAGACGGCCAACGGCGACGGGATGCTCGTCCGCATACGCGAGTCCGAGCGCCAGGTCGCGCTCCACTGTGACTCGGTCAACAGCCAAGAAGAGGTCGTCGTCAAGCCCCTAGAGGGGATCCTCTCGGGAACACCCGGCCTCTCGGGCACGGCCGTCCTGGGCGACGGGAACATCGTCCACATCCTTGACGTGGTGACGCTATGA
- a CDS encoding HEAT repeat domain-containing protein, which yields MSLYELERDGKAQELIRLLRESDNERVKTRAAELLGNFEDHDDRRDVVNALVDATQSDSDAITGAAIDSLDELGDDAITQLIGSMAGVDLEDDAADWVKAKAYMQVLDAEIPELRMAAANGLGNLDQADAVPKLAERFEDSDPRVRARAARSAGKIGDSRATTPLESVLSDPKAGVRREAADALGNIGNRQALQALLPLYEDDDERVRRIAVGAFGNFGNDRPVDYLIEALSDESAAVRRTAVYSLIELLSNVPTDQSHQIRDTVVEKLSNTDDRSVVVPLVEILEESTQAAQRRNTAWMLGRVTSQEERDRVIESLVDALSDDDQMLRQFAATSLAELGDDDNMVERRLLKIVQDDGVDPDIRGQAIFTLGKVGSERSRKTLDKLIDETEHDVVRKKAFSAISKLGGRG from the coding sequence ATGAGCCTCTACGAACTGGAACGGGACGGCAAGGCACAGGAACTCATCCGCCTCCTCAGAGAGAGCGACAACGAACGGGTCAAGACCCGTGCCGCGGAGCTACTGGGGAACTTCGAGGACCACGACGACCGGCGCGACGTTGTCAATGCCCTCGTGGACGCGACCCAGAGCGACAGCGACGCGATCACCGGCGCGGCTATCGACTCACTTGATGAACTCGGTGACGACGCGATCACGCAACTTATCGGGAGTATGGCCGGCGTCGACCTCGAAGACGACGCCGCCGACTGGGTGAAGGCGAAGGCGTATATGCAGGTGCTCGACGCCGAAATCCCGGAACTCCGGATGGCAGCGGCAAACGGCCTCGGAAACCTAGACCAGGCCGACGCGGTCCCGAAGCTCGCAGAGCGCTTCGAGGACTCTGATCCGCGAGTACGGGCGCGAGCGGCCCGGTCGGCCGGGAAGATCGGCGACTCGCGGGCAACGACGCCGCTGGAGTCAGTCTTGTCGGACCCAAAAGCTGGCGTCAGGCGCGAGGCGGCGGACGCGCTGGGGAATATCGGGAACCGACAGGCGCTTCAGGCGTTGTTGCCGCTGTACGAGGATGACGACGAGCGAGTCCGGCGCATCGCCGTTGGGGCGTTCGGGAACTTCGGCAACGACCGGCCGGTCGACTATCTCATCGAAGCCCTTTCAGACGAGTCGGCTGCCGTCCGACGAACGGCCGTCTACTCGCTCATCGAACTCCTGTCGAACGTCCCGACCGACCAGAGCCACCAGATACGCGATACCGTCGTCGAGAAGCTCTCGAATACGGATGACCGGAGCGTCGTCGTGCCGCTGGTCGAAATTCTCGAAGAGAGCACGCAGGCCGCCCAGCGGCGTAACACTGCTTGGATGCTCGGACGGGTCACCAGCCAGGAAGAGCGTGACCGCGTCATCGAATCACTGGTCGACGCACTCAGCGACGACGACCAGATGCTCCGGCAGTTCGCCGCCACCAGTCTCGCCGAACTCGGCGACGATGACAACATGGTGGAACGGCGGCTACTCAAAATCGTGCAGGACGACGGCGTTGACCCCGATATCCGGGGACAAGCTATCTTCACCCTTGGGAAAGTTGGGAGCGAGCGCTCCCGGAAGACGCTGGATAAACTCATCGACGAGACCGAACACGACGTGGTCAGGAAGAAGGCCTTCTCGGCCATCTCGAAGCTCGGTGGCCGCGGATGA
- a CDS encoding CheF family chemotaxis protein: MSDGEHALVDTKGKFVQVVSDGRKRNDIEWLPGRILLSNKRLVLATSEGKRTIPLSKVSSVTASQMNQPLAQVDNYIKVQAGRNVTLISAKKAEEFQEKLYSTLLDQTVVLVNHPAVKGGVVQDGGWEKGRLKLDGDCINLAIASGTFVELDIDDVGTVEAKEKTIRSDERPLLEVEHTIEGTSVETHISGTPRHVSLIEGLVRQGEQRNIADDVELSDKETQVLMALYSGISPFKIPEFVDMEIEEVEAVYDRLMESDILEPVRTRREVQLEARGRSIASDAMADQ, translated from the coding sequence ATGAGCGACGGAGAACACGCACTGGTCGATACGAAGGGGAAGTTCGTTCAGGTCGTCTCGGACGGGCGCAAGCGAAACGACATCGAGTGGCTACCCGGTCGAATTTTGCTCTCGAACAAGCGGCTCGTCCTCGCGACCAGCGAGGGCAAACGGACCATCCCACTATCGAAAGTCAGCAGCGTCACGGCCAGCCAGATGAACCAGCCACTCGCACAGGTGGACAACTACATCAAGGTGCAGGCCGGCCGGAACGTGACGCTCATCTCGGCAAAGAAGGCCGAGGAGTTTCAGGAAAAACTCTACAGCACATTACTCGACCAGACCGTCGTCCTCGTCAACCATCCCGCAGTCAAGGGTGGCGTTGTTCAGGACGGCGGCTGGGAGAAGGGGCGGCTCAAGCTCGACGGCGACTGCATCAATCTGGCCATCGCCAGCGGCACGTTCGTCGAACTGGACATCGACGACGTTGGGACCGTCGAGGCAAAGGAGAAGACGATCCGCAGCGACGAGCGACCGCTGCTAGAGGTCGAACACACCATCGAAGGGACCAGCGTCGAAACCCACATCTCGGGGACACCCCGGCACGTCTCGCTCATCGAGGGGCTCGTCCGGCAGGGCGAGCAGCGCAACATCGCCGACGACGTGGAGCTTTCCGACAAGGAGACGCAGGTGCTGATGGCGCTGTACTCCGGTATCTCGCCGTTCAAGATTCCGGAGTTCGTCGACATGGAGATTGAAGAAGTCGAAGCCGTATATGACCGGTTGATGGAGTCCGATATCCTCGAGCCGGTCCGGACACGCCGGGAGGTCCAGCTTGAGGCCCGCGGTCGCTCAATCGCGAGCGATGCGATGGCCGACCAGTAA
- a CDS encoding 30S ribosomal protein S6e, translated as MAEFTVAVSDPEDGHTYQIDVDGQDANRFIGRELGDEVDGGAVGLDGYSLELTGGSDTSGRPMRPDVRGVTTKEIMSDGGVGFEPTTDGERKRITVRGREVSDDTRQINAKITARGSDDVADLLGDDDE; from the coding sequence ATGGCAGAATTCACGGTCGCTGTCTCCGACCCGGAGGACGGCCACACCTACCAGATCGACGTTGACGGACAGGACGCAAACCGCTTCATCGGCCGCGAGCTCGGCGACGAGGTCGACGGCGGCGCTGTTGGCCTTGATGGCTACTCGCTTGAACTGACCGGCGGCTCGGACACCTCCGGCCGACCGATGCGACCCGACGTTCGTGGCGTCACGACGAAAGAAATCATGTCCGATGGCGGCGTCGGCTTCGAGCCGACCACCGACGGCGAGCGCAAGCGGATCACCGTTCGTGGCCGCGAGGTCAGCGACGACACGCGCCAGATCAACGCGAAGATTACGGCCCGCGGCAGCGACGACGTGGCCGACCTCCTCGGCGACGACGACGAGTAA
- a CDS encoding DHH family phosphoesterase, with protein MDDWLIDDDRLSIGRKSVLPGEGFFIPDSYEEEQAEAEAAETLQDASVIVIADPDADGLACTALIREAHGEGALLPAGPHELTEALEWTAEYAGPDATVFICDLCPDRESDIAPLDSLVDTTERVVWFDHHQWPDDLADDVDAAGVERTVGDSEEVCTADVALSELDYDFDEQWADLAAVTRDHDLWIRDDPRSDDLADLSYWSEPEEYIEAVRDHGPDLSPEFHEFLEEKRVEKEALIEKAVDRAELRDVGEWTVGVTYGRCSQNEVAEALREQGADAAVIVKPAGSASIRGTDSFERAHEVAQQVNGGGHPKAAGCKPDIYDDMMDYAHHWTTQGAVAKQAIVDAFRRLPEEEAEGVDTDR; from the coding sequence ATGGACGATTGGCTCATCGACGACGACCGCCTCTCTATCGGCCGCAAATCTGTACTCCCCGGTGAGGGGTTCTTTATTCCGGATTCCTACGAGGAAGAGCAAGCCGAAGCCGAGGCCGCTGAGACACTGCAAGACGCTAGCGTCATCGTTATCGCCGACCCCGACGCTGACGGACTGGCCTGTACCGCGCTGATCCGCGAGGCCCATGGCGAGGGCGCGCTCCTGCCTGCGGGCCCGCACGAACTCACGGAAGCGCTCGAATGGACCGCCGAGTACGCCGGTCCCGATGCGACCGTCTTCATCTGTGACCTCTGTCCCGACCGCGAGTCCGACATCGCCCCGCTCGATTCACTAGTCGACACCACCGAACGGGTCGTCTGGTTCGACCACCACCAGTGGCCCGACGACCTTGCCGACGATGTGGACGCGGCCGGCGTCGAACGCACCGTTGGCGACTCTGAGGAAGTGTGTACCGCCGACGTGGCGCTGTCGGAACTCGACTACGACTTCGACGAGCAGTGGGCCGACCTCGCTGCCGTCACCCGCGACCACGACCTCTGGATCCGTGACGACCCCCGCAGCGACGACCTCGCAGACCTCTCGTACTGGAGCGAACCCGAGGAGTATATCGAGGCGGTCCGTGACCACGGACCCGACCTCTCGCCGGAGTTCCATGAGTTCCTTGAGGAGAAGCGCGTCGAGAAGGAGGCACTCATCGAGAAGGCTGTCGACCGGGCCGAACTCCGCGACGTAGGCGAGTGGACGGTTGGCGTCACCTACGGCCGCTGCTCGCAGAACGAGGTCGCCGAAGCCCTCCGCGAGCAGGGCGCGGACGCCGCCGTCATCGTCAAGCCCGCCGGTTCCGCCTCGATCCGCGGAACGGACAGCTTTGAGCGCGCCCACGAGGTCGCACAGCAGGTCAACGGCGGCGGCCACCCGAAAGCCGCGGGCTGCAAGCCCGACATCTACGACGACATGATGGACTACGCCCACCACTGGACGACGCAAGGGGCCGTTGCGAAACAGGCCATTGTCGATGCGTTCCGGCGGTTGCCTGAGGAAGAAGCGGAAGGCGTCGATACCGACCGATAG
- a CDS encoding CheF family chemotaxis protein, producing the protein MSESVIADFVGKFNSEVAGRGDPIRGRIVLSQKRLVLAASEDDKLTIPLDSIFDIAIGQVPPDLGDFFDSTVTIAFERKGKRLVAAIEAGDEKIEKFGTVLFKAVINGTETTVKERARVGGRVTDESFKTAKLFLTPGNVEFRRSDGSFNVDLKTVSDFDRNTREINGKGRPVLTVRHMKDGTAMTTLAAMASNRKMSILGRYLRREYAELMEELKDVELTKDKKEVLVAMYSTGDMDGMPLASILGKDSSQVSMILQDLSADGLVQDGSDGPTLTPTGKVVASRHLEDVNA; encoded by the coding sequence ATGTCGGAATCAGTGATTGCGGATTTCGTCGGCAAATTCAACTCCGAAGTGGCCGGTCGGGGCGACCCTATCAGAGGTCGGATCGTCCTCTCGCAGAAGCGACTGGTACTGGCTGCAAGCGAGGACGACAAGCTGACCATCCCACTGGATTCGATTTTCGACATCGCCATCGGGCAGGTCCCACCCGATCTGGGCGATTTCTTCGACTCGACAGTGACCATTGCCTTCGAGCGCAAAGGAAAGCGACTCGTCGCAGCTATCGAAGCTGGCGACGAGAAAATCGAGAAGTTCGGCACGGTACTGTTCAAAGCCGTCATCAACGGTACCGAAACGACGGTCAAGGAACGCGCCCGCGTCGGTGGTCGCGTCACCGACGAGTCGTTCAAAACGGCGAAGCTATTCCTCACGCCCGGAAACGTCGAGTTCCGACGCAGCGACGGGTCGTTCAACGTCGACCTGAAGACAGTGTCGGACTTCGACCGGAATACGCGGGAAATTAACGGCAAAGGCCGGCCGGTACTGACGGTCCGACACATGAAAGACGGGACAGCCATGACGACGCTGGCCGCGATGGCGTCGAACCGCAAGATGTCTATCCTCGGGCGCTATCTCCGCCGCGAGTACGCCGAGCTCATGGAGGAGCTCAAAGACGTCGAACTCACGAAGGACAAGAAGGAGGTGCTGGTCGCGATGTACTCGACCGGCGACATGGACGGGATGCCGCTTGCGAGTATTCTTGGCAAGGATTCCTCACAGGTGTCGATGATTCTTCAGGACCTCTCGGCCGACGGCCTCGTACAAGACGGCTCCGACGGGCCGACGCTCACGCCGACTGGCAAGGTCGTCGCCAGCCGCCACCTCGAAGACGTGAACGCCTAA
- a CDS encoding DUF5807 family protein, translated as MTKHTEFLSGERPEDVLFFLHEDAVSNPGALAEYADEVEDGHVLVLPGDDGRSAFQSATGIDPMGLAQEAMGTEGDIDDDLTNAVCPVAEEEPDSDHTTRFVFAFAEEQNEDVGDLYAEGDVVHAYAVCACGERYSDKWVVGE; from the coding sequence ATGACCAAACACACGGAGTTTCTGTCGGGCGAGCGGCCTGAAGACGTGCTGTTCTTCCTCCATGAGGACGCCGTCTCGAACCCGGGTGCGCTGGCCGAGTACGCCGACGAAGTCGAGGACGGGCACGTTCTCGTCCTGCCGGGCGATGACGGCCGGAGTGCGTTCCAGTCGGCGACAGGCATCGACCCGATGGGACTGGCCCAAGAGGCGATGGGTACGGAGGGGGACATCGACGACGACCTGACCAACGCGGTCTGTCCGGTCGCCGAGGAGGAACCGGACAGTGACCACACGACCCGCTTTGTCTTCGCCTTCGCCGAAGAACAAAACGAGGACGTGGGCGACCTCTACGCTGAGGGCGACGTGGTCCACGCCTACGCGGTGTGTGCCTGTGGGGAACGGTACAGCGATAAGTGGGTCGTCGGGGAGTAG